Genomic DNA from Candidatus Koribacter versatilis Ellin345:
GTGGATGTCGTCCTCGACCTCATGATCCACGACATCGACATCATCCTGTCGTTCGTTGCAGGCGAAGTGGTTGAAGTGCGCGCCGTCGGTCTGCCGGTGCTCTCGCAGAAGGTGGATATCGCCAGCGTGCGCCTGCAATTCGCAAACGGATGCATCGCCAATCTCACTGCGAGCCGAGTTTCGACGGAACGCGTGCGCAAACTGCGCTTCTTCCAGCCCAACCAATACGTGTCGATCGATTACGCGCGCCAGGATGTGCTGGTGTTTACGGTGAACAAGATGGCGCAGCACACGCCCAACGATGGTGGCCTGCCGCAAATGCCGGATGTAATGCCGTCGAAACCGCCGGTGGTGCCGGAAGAGCCGCTGCGCTCGGAAATCCTCAGCTTCCTGCAAGCAGTGCAAACTCGGGAAACGCCAGTGGTGTCGTTGGAAGATGGCCGCCGAGCTTTGGCGGTTGCGTTGGAAATTCAGAAGGCGATTGAAGAACACGCCGAGCGGGCGCATCTGGATGCGCTGACGAAGTAGGCTCCGCGCCGTCTGTTACTTACGGAGGCAGCATGAATCGGATCCTGGCAGCAATGCTTGTGGTCTTCGCCGTTTGTGCGCCGGTACTTTCACAATCAAGTCCATCCGTAGTGATCGCAGACATCGCAGCGAAGATCAAGAGCAAGGACGTGGTCCAGATTGAAGTTCTGTACATGGATCCAAACATCCTGACGCTGGTGAGGGTCACGCCTGAAGACTTGAAGAAGCGGTTCGAATACAAGGTTCTTCTTACCAGCGCCAGCGGACGCAGCCTTCCCGAGTCGTTGATGAAATCGCTAGAGAATACGCGGGTGACAGAGTCGAAAGGGGGCGCCGATGTTCGGTGGGGAGTGATCTTCGAGCGGAGAGATGGCTCTCCCGTCGGAGAAATCTACTTCGACAAATGGGGCAAGCGAGGTGCCGTGAACGGCAGCACCGTTTCCTTTGAGAATGTTGAATTGTTCAAGTGGCTATCGGAACGCGGGCATTGGATGCGGTGAGGAAATGACGAAACTCGTGATTATCTGCAGGTGGCTGTCCCTCTTCCAGGTTGCGGCGCTGTTGTGCGCACTGAGCTTCGCTCAGCAGCCCTCTGTTCGCAAGAACACTCCGTCAGGTCAATCTACGCCGGAAGGTGTTGCCGCAGACTACGCGCGAGCCTTCATCGCTGACGACGTATCGCTCATGCAACAAGTTCTCATCCGTCCCTACATGGGCGGAGCCACCCACGATGAGTACCTCCGCTGGAAAGAAGGTCTTCTCGAACACCTGCGCCAGGAGAAAGCGTCGTCCGCGCCTGATCCGCAGAATCCCGTCAAAATCGTGCGCGTGTTTACATCGCGCCATTTAAGTAAAAACGGCCCTGCATCCACCGGCTACGCATTGTCTGGATTTCAGGACGTGATGTTTGTCGATGTCGAAGTACTATTGCACAGCGGCGAGAAACACACCGAACGAACGCTCGTGATCAAAGATCAAGACGGAAAATGGTATGTGCATCCGCGGCCGGATCTCGCACCATTGCTCTCTGCAGGATTGGAAGAAGAGAGCCCTTCGCAGAAATAAGCCCCTCCAAAAATCCCTTCGTGAACTTCGTGCCCTTCGTGTTTAAAGATTTTGAGGTTTTACTTCAGCACGCCGCGTTCCGACTTCTCCACGAACGCAATCAGCATCGCCACATCTTCGCCGAGATCGCCTTCTGACTTCAGCTTCTCCAGCGCCTGCGAGGTATTGAGTTTCGACTTCAGCAGAACGCGGAAGAACCGCTGGATCCTTTTGATCCGCTCGTCGGAGAAGCCGCGTCGCTGCAACCCCACGGCATTTACGCCATACGCATGCACCTCGCGGGAGGCGCTGGTTTTCGAGAAGGGAAGGACGTCCTGCGTGATCGTCGTTCCGCCGCCGACATACGAGTGTTTGCCGATGGTCACGAACTGGTGGATGGGGCACAACGCGCTGATCGACGCCCACTCTTCTACCGTGACGTGGCCGCCGAGCGTGGCGGCGTTGGCGAGGATCACGTGGTCGCCGATATGGCAATCGTGCGCGACGTGCGCGTAGGCCATGATCAGCGTGTGATTGCCGACCG
This window encodes:
- the lpxA gene encoding acyl-ACP--UDP-N-acetylglucosamine O-acyltransferase, which produces MSTAAMANIHPTAVIDPSAKIPASCKIGPYCVVGPNVEMGEECELVAHVVLQGPTKLGSHNKIYPFAAIGIGPQDLTYSGQPTRLEIGDHNQIREYVTIHRGTVKGGGLTTVGNHTLIMAYAHVAHDCHIGDHVILANAATLGGHVTVEEWASISALCPIHQFVTIGKHSYVGGGTTITQDVLPFSKTSASREVHAYGVNAVGLQRRGFSDERIKRIQRFFRVLLKSKLNTSQALEKLKSEGDLGEDVAMLIAFVEKSERGVLK
- a CDS encoding Gfo/Idh/MocA family protein, whose protein sequence is MSKPIRVAVIGAGAFGKNHARVYSELHRETQAGTLPQGTPGVELVGIVDSDTARAAQIAATHETRAYASIRELLAHGGADAVSIAVPTKFHRNVAREALEAGFDVLIEKPLAATLEEADEIIDLAAEHRRIAQVGHLERFNPAVRATIPLITKPMFFEIHRLSLFGPRALDVDVVLDLMIHDIDIILSFVAGEVVEVRAVGLPVLSQKVDIASVRLQFANGCIANLTASRVSTERVRKLRFFQPNQYVSIDYARQDVLVFTVNKMAQHTPNDGGLPQMPDVMPSKPPVVPEEPLRSEILSFLQAVQTRETPVVSLEDGRRALAVALEIQKAIEEHAERAHLDALTK